The sequence ATATCTCTAAATTCAGAGCCCATTGAATCATAAATTTTCTTATTATATTCTCCTCCTCGTTCAAACATATAGTAGTTGACAGATAAAGGTTTAAAGGTTAAAGGCTTAATTATATTTTCTATCCAATAATAATCCGAACCTCCACCGTTTCCTCTTATATCAATAATCAATTTGTCATAATCTTCTATTTTATTATAAAACTTTTTTATTTCTTTTCCGTCTTCCTCAATTCTTTTGGGATCCATCAATCTGATCTTTAAATATGCTACTTTGTCGGGAACAATTTTATCTGTTTTAAAAGCAGGTTTGGTACTGCTGAAAAGTCCATCGGAGCTTTCATCCTTCAAAGAGTCCTCACTGAAACCATACCACTCCATGGATTTTTTATTTGTAAGTACATTAAACCATGGCTTTCTACTATCCATATCTTTATATACACTATAAAAATCGGGAAAATTTTTTTTAAATAAGACATTAGTATGCCCGTTATGCAATTCACTTAATATGCTGTTCAGTTCTTCCATGAAATCTTCATTGTTCTTTGTGTTCTCAATTCTTGATTCATATATTTCTTTATTTTTAAGCCAATCTACTCCGTTAACTCTTTTGTTCACTTCAAAATAAGGATAATTTTCCTTAAGTATGTTGTACATGTATTCAAAGTCTTCCATCTTTTCCTGAGAAGTAAGTTCCTTTTTCCCATAACTGATTCCTGCATTTTCACCAGAACATCCGGTCAAAAAAACAGATATCAAAATAAAGATCATAATAAAGTTTACAAATACTTTAACGCTTTTCCCATTCATCAATAAGGCCTCCCCTTTACAACAAATCAAACAGTATCGGATCTCAGCTCATAGAAAACTTTATAAATACCCATTGAGTGACACAAGAGAACCGTCCCCTTGTGTTAGGGCCTCCCCTTTAACAATCACATTACTTTTATTATTTTTCTTTAGGATATATGGAAATATCTCCGGAACTCGTTGTTATATCTATGTTATTATTGCCTTCTCCCGTTTTTCCTACTAATCTGTGTTCTTCTTTACTTACTACAGATAAGGGAAAATTACATTCTATTTCTCCGGAAGCTCCGACGGCATTTAGGTTGAATTTTGAATTATTTGGGAGGTATACCTTCACATCCCCCGAGCTGCTGACAACGGCAATATCCCCATTCAGTTCCTTATAGCTTACGGAAATCTCCCCGGAACTCGTTGCCGCGTTTAAAATCCCTTTCATATCTTCTATGGTCATGTCACCCGAACCTGACTTAAATTTTATATTATCAGCATTGACACTTTTTATATTTCCGTCTCCCGAAGATGTTTCCAATGTCACAGTATCCGAATTTATATTTTTTAAATTTATGTCTCCGGAACTCGTAGCAATATTTATGCTCTTAACATTCATCTTTTCTCCGGTTATATCTCCAGAAGAAGTATTCATCTCAAATTTCCCATTGTATTCCTTTGGAATATAAATATCTAATTTTAAGTCTGAATAATTGCTATAATTACTATAGTAAGAATCGGTTCCCTTATTTTTTACATCGATATAAAGGGTACTTCCCGATTTTTCAGATGTCATGGAAGGGATATTTCCGGAACCTGATTTTATCTTTCCGTTGAAATGAATCCTTATATTATCTCTGTCTTCCGGAATCAGGTTTATATCAACAAAGGAAGTTCCAATATCTATCTTTTCAATTCCTTTTATATCTTCAAACTTTTCATGATCTATACTGTTTGATTTCAAATCTAACTTTTCATCTCCTGATTTTAAATTAACTCCAGAAGGACTTACATTGACAACATTGTCCCCTTCATCATCGGTAACATGTACTCCCGATAAACCTACGTTTACTTTTACACCATCTGCATCAACATTGATTATGCCTGGAGCAACATCTATATTCTCGCCTTTAAAATCATGACCTCTCTTCCCTTCAGAAAAATTGAGTGATAAAAAACATATTCCAAAGGATACAAGAGTAATTCCCAAAATTATTAAAATTATTTTCTTCATACTCATTTTCATTCCTCCTATTTTTTTATAACATTAATATTCCACTTCAAATATTTAACGGCCAATTTATAAAACAATTTGCTTAGATAAAATGTTCCGATTATAATCATTAATCCCAAGCCAACAATTCCGATTCCAAAGAAAATATAACTAATACGATTTACTCCCAAATATATTTCTATTGGGAAAAACGAGCCGAGCGTAATATTAAAAATAGTTTCCATCCCCCCCAGTATAAGACTTATAGATATTCCATATAGCAATACCAATACAAAGAACGACACCACAGTCGGCCCCAAGACTATAATAAAATTAAATATTCCAAGTGCAGTAGCAGAAAGAATGGCTTTAAATAAATTTTTAGTGGAAGGATCATTTTCAGCTT is a genomic window of Acidilutibacter cellobiosedens containing:
- a CDS encoding DUF4097 family beta strand repeat-containing protein, with product MSMKKIILIILGITLVSFGICFLSLNFSEGKRGHDFKGENIDVAPGIINVDADGVKVNVGLSGVHVTDDEGDNVVNVSPSGVNLKSGDEKLDLKSNSIDHEKFEDIKGIEKIDIGTSFVDINLIPEDRDNIRIHFNGKIKSGSGNIPSMTSEKSGSTLYIDVKNKGTDSYYSNYSNYSDLKLDIYIPKEYNGKFEMNTSSGDITGEKMNVKSINIATSSGDINLKNINSDTVTLETSSGDGNIKSVNADNIKFKSGSGDMTIEDMKGILNAATSSGEISVSYKELNGDIAVVSSSGDVKVYLPNNSKFNLNAVGASGEIECNFPLSVVSKEEHRLVGKTGEGNNNIDITTSSGDISIYPKEK
- a CDS encoding HAAS signaling domain-containing protein codes for the protein MNKKEFIGILRSNIKGLSQEETDDIIYDYEEHFQIGESKGKSEEEICVELGDPKSIAKMYKANSTIEKAENDPSTKNLFKAILSATALGIFNFIIVLGPTVVSFFVLVLLYGISISLILGGMETIFNITLGSFFPIEIYLGVNRISYIFFGIGIVGLGLMIIIGTFYLSKLFYKLAVKYLKWNINVIKK
- a CDS encoding S41 family peptidase, which encodes MNGKSVKVFVNFIMIFILISVFLTGCSGENAGISYGKKELTSQEKMEDFEYMYNILKENYPYFEVNKRVNGVDWLKNKEIYESRIENTKNNEDFMEELNSILSELHNGHTNVLFKKNFPDFYSVYKDMDSRKPWFNVLTNKKSMEWYGFSEDSLKDESSDGLFSSTKPAFKTDKIVPDKVAYLKIRLMDPKRIEEDGKEIKKFYNKIEDYDKLIIDIRGNGGGSDYYWIENIIKPLTFKPLSVNYYMFERGGEYNKKIYDSMGSEFRDISSISPEILNKMPQEVKTKFKNYEISTAVIKPYNSINFKGKIYMLIDKAVYSSSDGFASFAKASKFATLIGERTGGDGIGPDPIIFSLPNSGAIVRYSSLLCLNPDYTINEEVQTAPDIEVNPAVGNSYKEDLCIQAAIKD